In Paenibacillus larvae subsp. larvae, the following proteins share a genomic window:
- a CDS encoding phage tail tape measure protein, producing MGADAGKMQSVGKRMEQLGGQLQSVGSNLSIVFGATFAGSALALKSVVTNAVEFESAFAGVRKTVDASDDEFKKIEKSLFDMSEQMPRSATQLAEIAEAGGQLGVKAKDISSFTKTIAMIADTTNIAQEQASMDFARIANIMELPIPKLENLASSVVWLGNNFATTETEILDFSMRIAGAGRVLDIPAEKIMALSAHFSSFGIRAEAGGTAFSTIMTKISNAAAKNGDELKLWAKIAGMSAAEFKKKFKEDAAGAFADVSNGLGRIKTEGGDLNAVLDDLGIKEALQIDLMKRTAGSGDLLKEALNGASEAFQENVAMQKEASTRYETTKSKLIMMKNTFQNLQTEIGAALLPFVSKLAEAFSALAKRFQGLSPSMKSFIAVALVVSSAILGILAALGAVMFFVGTALSGFGALTKALVSTEKGTKAAGLGLSAMFGPLGLISRALITLLPFIIKFVATNETLKNGFTRAWSAISNAVKPATEAIGNALSKLAPVFTGILTGIGNALGNVIPVIVDVVSSLSSGVANVFNGMSNAAGGAGNQLTGIFTTIGKVLTTALSAIGVAIQAVMPFFGALVQVGGSILEALSPVFDQFAQMFTELAPEFQKTGQVIGESFSSLGPVFAELGQAFAELFSTIGTLFASELPAILELATGLFKTFVETAVPAFAEIGKVIAELAATVLPIFLATFTAIFPIIIEVIQSVLPIAIELFQSVITVIAQIAQAVLPVLVQVIQTVFPIVLEVIQAAMAVIIPVIAAIVPVILNITQVVIPIILEVVQAVFPAIMEIIQMVIPIVIEILSGVASLIKNVVVPVIQTILQIVQAVFPAVMGIIKNVIGIITNIIKFFTSILKGDWSGAWEAIKGITGNLLGIIKGIISGAVGAVKGIWNGLKDTIVRLASDMWDGVCEIMGSLKDFIVKIWDDAVDFLKNIDLLQIGEDIIMGLIKGIGNMAKGVWDAVTGIGEGIVKGFKSFLGINSPSRVMAKLATSIPEGVSKGIRDSANVAYKANDELGKKLYDTSKQWMTKRRDLALNKGVMHVQAKLVDPHSIASIVNSNARSIMPNNNISNIKNYNNTTSFQPNVVIQAQDYSQAERKQRRMLTEIALELGMR from the coding sequence ATGGGCGCAGATGCGGGAAAAATGCAGTCTGTTGGGAAACGGATGGAGCAGCTAGGCGGCCAGCTACAAAGCGTTGGATCAAATCTCTCCATCGTGTTTGGAGCCACATTTGCAGGATCAGCCCTGGCGCTAAAATCCGTTGTAACTAATGCCGTGGAATTTGAGAGTGCTTTTGCAGGCGTGAGAAAAACGGTAGATGCGTCAGATGACGAGTTTAAAAAAATCGAAAAAAGCCTGTTTGACATGTCTGAGCAGATGCCCAGAAGTGCAACACAACTGGCGGAAATTGCTGAAGCTGGCGGACAGCTTGGTGTAAAGGCTAAAGATATTTCCAGCTTTACCAAAACGATTGCCATGATCGCAGACACGACAAACATCGCACAAGAACAGGCATCCATGGACTTCGCACGTATTGCAAATATCATGGAGCTACCTATCCCCAAACTGGAAAATCTGGCTAGTTCTGTAGTCTGGCTGGGTAACAACTTTGCGACTACGGAAACCGAAATTTTGGATTTTTCCATGCGGATTGCAGGTGCTGGGCGTGTGTTGGATATTCCTGCCGAAAAGATCATGGCCTTGTCTGCGCACTTCTCAAGCTTTGGTATTCGCGCCGAGGCTGGAGGCACAGCATTCAGCACGATCATGACCAAGATAAGTAACGCCGCCGCTAAAAATGGGGATGAACTGAAGCTGTGGGCAAAAATAGCTGGCATGTCAGCAGCGGAATTTAAGAAAAAGTTTAAAGAAGATGCCGCGGGAGCTTTTGCAGATGTCTCTAATGGTTTGGGTCGCATCAAAACAGAGGGCGGAGATTTAAATGCCGTTTTAGACGATCTGGGAATTAAGGAAGCTTTACAGATTGACCTAATGAAACGTACTGCCGGAAGTGGGGATTTACTGAAAGAAGCTTTGAATGGGGCATCTGAGGCATTTCAGGAGAACGTCGCCATGCAGAAGGAAGCGTCAACCCGGTATGAAACGACAAAATCGAAATTAATTATGATGAAAAACACGTTTCAGAATCTACAGACCGAGATTGGGGCTGCCCTGCTGCCGTTTGTCAGCAAATTGGCGGAGGCTTTTTCTGCTTTAGCTAAGAGATTTCAAGGCTTATCCCCATCGATGAAATCCTTTATCGCCGTTGCCCTCGTTGTGAGTTCGGCGATCCTGGGTATATTGGCCGCACTAGGAGCTGTGATGTTTTTCGTCGGTACGGCATTGAGCGGTTTTGGAGCCTTAACTAAGGCTTTGGTTAGCACAGAAAAGGGCACAAAAGCGGCAGGTTTAGGACTTTCTGCTATGTTTGGTCCTCTAGGTTTAATCAGTAGAGCGCTCATTACGCTCTTGCCGTTTATTATTAAATTTGTGGCGACCAACGAAACCTTGAAAAACGGCTTTACCCGTGCGTGGTCGGCCATTTCGAATGCAGTTAAACCCGCAACGGAGGCTATCGGAAACGCTCTTAGTAAATTGGCTCCAGTCTTTACCGGGATTCTAACCGGAATAGGGAATGCTTTGGGAAATGTAATTCCGGTTATAGTAGACGTTGTTTCTTCTCTTTCTAGCGGCGTGGCAAATGTTTTTAATGGGATGTCAAATGCTGCTGGAGGGGCGGGCAACCAATTAACAGGCATTTTTACAACCATAGGTAAGGTGTTAACAACAGCACTGTCGGCTATTGGAGTGGCCATTCAAGCTGTCATGCCCTTTTTTGGTGCTTTAGTTCAAGTGGGTGGATCTATACTAGAGGCGCTCAGTCCGGTATTCGACCAATTTGCCCAAATGTTTACGGAACTAGCACCAGAGTTTCAGAAGACAGGTCAGGTGATTGGGGAATCCTTTAGCAGTTTAGGTCCCGTGTTTGCTGAACTGGGTCAAGCGTTTGCAGAGTTGTTTTCAACCATCGGCACCCTGTTTGCGTCGGAATTGCCAGCCATACTTGAACTGGCAACGGGTTTGTTCAAAACGTTTGTGGAGACGGCAGTTCCGGCGTTTGCTGAAATCGGGAAAGTCATTGCGGAACTAGCGGCAACGGTTTTACCTATTTTTTTAGCCACATTTACCGCCATTTTCCCAATTATTATTGAGGTCATCCAAAGTGTCCTGCCCATTGCCATAGAGCTTTTCCAGTCCGTGATTACCGTGATTGCCCAAATTGCCCAGGCGGTTCTTCCTGTTTTGGTGCAGGTGATACAAACCGTGTTCCCAATCGTGTTAGAGGTCATTCAGGCAGCGATGGCGGTAATTATTCCGGTCATAGCGGCGATCGTTCCCGTTATCCTGAACATTACACAGGTTGTCATTCCGATTATCCTAGAGGTCGTGCAAGCCGTCTTTCCTGCGATCATGGAAATTATCCAAATGGTTATTCCCATCGTGATTGAAATCTTATCCGGTGTGGCTTCGCTTATCAAAAATGTGGTGGTGCCCGTCATTCAAACCATTTTGCAGATTGTACAGGCTGTGTTCCCTGCCGTGATGGGGATCATTAAAAATGTGATTGGGATTATTACAAACATTATCAAATTTTTTACCTCCATCCTTAAAGGCGACTGGTCGGGAGCCTGGGAGGCCATCAAGGGCATAACGGGTAATTTGCTAGGAATTATCAAGGGCATTATTTCCGGAGCCGTTGGAGCCGTCAAGGGAATCTGGAATGGCTTAAAAGATACCATTGTCAGACTGGCATCGGACATGTGGGACGGCGTATGCGAAATCATGGGATCTTTGAAAGATTTCATTGTTAAAATATGGGACGATGCTGTAGATTTCCTTAAAAATATTGATCTATTACAAATAGGTGAGGATATTATCATGGGGCTCATAAAAGGGATTGGAAACATGGCTAAAGGTGTGTGGGATGCAGTCACAGGAATAGGAGAGGGCATAGTTAAGGGGTTTAAGTCTTTCCTTGGTATCAACTCTCCCTCTAGGGTAATGGCTAAATTAGCTACAAGTATACCCGAGGGCGTGTCGAAAGGTATTAGGGATAGTGCCAATGTTGCCTATAAAGCAAACGATGAGCTAGGAAAGAAATTATACGACACCTCCAAACAATGGATGACGAAACGCCGCGATCTTGCTTTAAATAAAGGTGTTATGCATGTGCAGGCTAAATTGGTAGATCCACATAGCATTGCAAGTATAGTCAATAGCAATGCACGGTCAATTATGCCGAACAATAATATTAGTAATATTAAAAATTATAATAATACAACGAGCTTTCAGCCCAATGTTGTCATACAAGCTCAGGACTATTCGCAAGCTGAACGTAAACAAAGAAGAATGCTAACGGAGATAGCTTTAGAGTTGGGGATGAGGTAA
- a CDS encoding phage tail family protein: protein MEQVIFTNSRGESITFSRFAPFKLVSRVFSDGVHSKVVTQRSPYQDGVTYVDGQIQERGMQLEFLIVAENKNHMAQLRRKISSIFNPKLGMGELECHVSDGIKRKVDCVIEIAPSFPKEKETRTTRVQPCLVSLFCPSPYWVDTYTTSRQMSYVMGGYKFSLRLPVSFSKRSFQRGVVNEGDVETPVKIEFKGPAQNPTVYNRTTGEFIRVKRDLSENDILHIDTTFGKKRVEIVRASGRVENAFHYIDLASSFFQLVPGPNTLEYNSNNDSSKTRVTVTYKNRYVGV from the coding sequence GTGGAACAGGTCATATTTACAAATAGCAGGGGCGAATCTATTACATTTAGTAGGTTCGCTCCTTTTAAATTGGTTAGCCGCGTTTTTTCTGATGGGGTGCATTCCAAAGTCGTAACCCAAAGATCCCCTTATCAAGATGGGGTTACGTATGTGGATGGTCAGATCCAAGAACGGGGAATGCAGTTAGAATTCCTGATCGTTGCGGAAAATAAAAACCACATGGCGCAGTTAAGACGGAAAATTAGCTCTATATTCAATCCGAAATTAGGCATGGGTGAATTGGAGTGCCATGTATCTGATGGTATCAAACGAAAAGTAGATTGTGTGATTGAAATAGCTCCATCGTTTCCTAAGGAAAAAGAGACACGTACAACACGTGTACAGCCGTGCCTTGTTTCTCTTTTTTGCCCGTCCCCCTATTGGGTAGATACGTATACGACAAGCCGCCAAATGAGCTATGTCATGGGCGGCTATAAGTTTTCTCTTCGGCTGCCTGTGTCGTTTTCCAAACGCTCATTTCAACGTGGAGTCGTAAACGAAGGGGATGTGGAAACACCAGTGAAAATTGAATTTAAAGGGCCAGCTCAAAATCCTACGGTGTATAACCGAACCACGGGGGAATTCATCCGGGTTAAAAGGGATTTAAGTGAAAATGACATCTTGCATATTGATACTACATTCGGAAAGAAAAGAGTCGAAATTGTTCGCGCAAGCGGTAGGGTGGAGAATGCGTTTCACTACATCGATCTCGCCAGCTCCTTTTTTCAACTGGTGCCGGGTCCAAATACACTGGAATACAACAGCAACAACGATAGCTCAAAGACAAGAGTTACGGTTACGTATAAAAACCGATACGTGGGGGTGTAA
- a CDS encoding siphovirus ReqiPepy6 Gp37-like family protein, whose amino-acid sequence MEPIRLIDTDFNLLGEVDSYTSLKWIRRWHKPGEVELRINPFMQNADQLQEDVILFKASRPEEAAIIKHREITLNEDGAEELIIKGNLLASLIGRRITYPPEGKSHDYFNAPIETVIKQIIKHNCVNPVDQERTVPGLICAPDQGRGEKIQFQTRYKPLGEEVEKLSLMSQMGWEVSLDIESQRYVFDMLTGRNLTADQDVRPPAIFSTAYDNIESQSYTNSAIGYKNIAVVGGQGEGEDRKIVTVGTSTGLNRYEMFVDARDVGTQEEGSEPLSEEQIKTMLTDRGREKLAEVKRVESLEAKILTQSNLTYRKDYDLGDVVTVLNRQWGLTMNTRITEVAEVYEPSQVRIDVTFGNSIPTLADVIGRKLRS is encoded by the coding sequence ATGGAGCCTATCAGACTCATAGACACGGATTTTAATCTTTTGGGAGAGGTGGACTCGTATACATCCCTGAAATGGATTCGCCGTTGGCATAAACCCGGTGAAGTCGAACTGCGCATTAATCCTTTCATGCAAAATGCGGATCAACTCCAGGAAGACGTGATCCTATTTAAAGCTAGTCGCCCGGAGGAAGCTGCTATTATCAAGCATAGGGAAATTACGCTAAATGAAGACGGGGCGGAGGAACTCATCATTAAGGGGAACCTGCTGGCTAGTCTAATTGGTCGACGCATTACGTATCCTCCCGAAGGAAAATCCCATGACTATTTTAATGCACCTATTGAAACTGTAATTAAACAAATCATTAAACATAATTGCGTAAATCCGGTTGACCAAGAACGTACCGTACCAGGACTAATTTGTGCGCCTGATCAGGGACGCGGGGAGAAAATCCAGTTTCAAACGCGATACAAGCCGCTAGGCGAAGAAGTAGAGAAACTTAGCCTGATGTCCCAAATGGGCTGGGAGGTATCGTTAGATATTGAAAGCCAGCGATATGTATTTGATATGTTAACCGGACGAAACCTAACGGCTGACCAGGATGTCCGCCCTCCTGCTATCTTTAGCACGGCGTATGACAACATTGAGAGCCAAAGCTATACCAATAGTGCGATAGGGTATAAAAACATAGCTGTGGTCGGTGGACAAGGCGAGGGAGAAGATCGGAAAATCGTTACGGTAGGTACATCAACAGGTCTAAATAGATATGAAATGTTTGTCGATGCCAGGGACGTTGGGACTCAAGAAGAGGGCTCAGAACCTCTCTCAGAAGAGCAGATAAAGACAATGCTGACGGATAGAGGACGTGAAAAATTGGCGGAAGTAAAACGGGTAGAGTCTCTCGAAGCCAAGATTCTAACCCAATCCAATCTCACCTACCGTAAGGATTACGATTTAGGGGATGTCGTGACTGTGCTAAACCGTCAGTGGGGGTTGACGATGAACACAAGAATTACAGAAGTAGCGGAAGTATATGAACCCTCCCAAGTTCGCATAGATGTTACTTTTGGTAACAGTATTCCGACACTAGCGGATGTAATAGGACGAAAACTAAGGAGTTGA